CGGCTATTTTCATTCGGGGCTGAGCAACGATTTTGTGAACAGTCTCAGCCCGGTGTTTGATTTGCGCGACGTGAACGGCGTCGAACTCTACTACAACATGTCGCTGGCGCCTTGCTTTAACGTGACGACTGATTTGCAAGTCATCGAACCGGCGGAAACGCAGTACGACACGGCGGTTGTTGCGGGCTTGCGGGCGGTGCTGCAGCTCTAATTGTGGCTTCTGATGTTGCGCGGCGGCGATGTTTGTTGGTCGCGGCGAGCGCTGTCGCAAATCGAGATTTTGTCGCGAGTGGCATTTTGTCGCGGATGCGATTTTTGGCGACAGAATTCGTAAGTTGCTTTGGCTCTTGTGGTTGTGAATTGTTGGTTGGCGACAGAATGCTTTTTGTCGCGTCATGATTGGTGCTCGTGAGGCGGTGATTCTCGTTTTGAGCCGAGTCGGTTGCTGGCCGGCGGACTTCTGCGACCTAGTTACGGTTCCTCTGGGTGGCATGTCGTCTCGCGAGCGTCGACATGCTGAATCCTCGTGGCGACCAACAACTGGGCGCAACATGCCGACGCGTGGTGACGGCATGGGGCCCGCTCGAACCTCTAGTCGGCGCGGCGTCTCCCTCGACAATTTCACCATAGCAAAGATGCGAGGGGGCTTCAGCGCCCTATTTTCTGCCACCCCTGGATGGTCGGCTTATTCGCTATTCTTAATCTCAAGAGCGATATTTGAGCGAGTAGCATCTTCTCCCGGAGGGAGATTCGAAAAAAGCCCAGCAGTTCACTGCTGGGTGGTGGCTCCCTCGCCGGGAGCGGTGCCCCGGACGGACAATTGCACGCTCCGCGGTTCAGCCGTCCCTACGGGACTTTGATGGTTGATTTGGCCATTCTCCAACAGGCAACGAGATGATGCATTGACTGGCGGCCTGGATTGCTGGCTGTGTTGGCCCTGGAGGGGCCGAGTGATGTAGCCAGGGGCGCGAGCCCCTGGTCTCTGGGCCGAACAGATGGCTTAGCCCCGTGAGGGGCGACACTATTCGTCATCGCGGTGGGGAATTGTGCCGCCCCTCACGGGGCTTTAGATTCCCTGGGTGCTTCGAACCAGGGGCTGACGCCCCTGGCTACAACATGCCGCCCCCGTTGGGGGCTGGAAACCAATGCGTCGTCCTGTGAACTGCTGGGCTATCGTCGGCCGTCCTGCTGGGACGCATTCTTGCGATCGATTGCTTATGTGCGTCGCTCACCCTGAGCAAATCGTTTCGGGGTGGAGCGTGGTTTAGCATTCCGCCGCTATCTCAAAAGAAAGACCGCTCCTAAATGCAAGCACAGTTCTTGGACAAGAGCGTAGTCTTCGTCGTTGATTGCATCGCTGGCCCACGCGACGACTGCCAGAAAGGGGCGATTGCAGAAATGGCGTATCTCATCAAAGGCGTCGACTGAGTGACTTCCTAATAACGACATACTACTGCGTCTTACCGATGCAATGAACGTATCCATAACGCTGTTGTCAGCGACGACATCCACTCCTAGGAGGAGCAGTGCCGAGGCGGCCAAGCTTTCATTGACGTAGAAGGAGGCAATGGCCGCGCTGCTCGCTGACGTAAATTGCAGCGACACATGCCGCAATCCGCCTTCCAGCGGAGAGCTGAACGCTTCTCCCTGCTTGCATAGAAAATCAGAGAGAATCGAAACTAAGTCGGGCGAAAACCGCGATTCATCCCAAAAGCCGCTCCCCTCGCAACCGCCGTCCATTGCGAATGCCGCAACTTCAAAGCTCCGTTGTTTAATGTTCATGTCCCACTCGATGCGCACAGGACTTCGCTCATTATTCAAGAACGGGAACTAAACAAGACTCTCTGCTTGGCTGAATTTGATTCACGCGATGCGAAGCCACCCGAAGTGCGACTGAATCGAGGATCTATGCGCTGCGAACTCGCATGAATGCGCTGCAACGGAGTCTAGTTCACGAGCCGCCTCCATGCCAGCAGCATCGCCAGGCAAGAGTTTTCTAGACAAGCAGAGGGGCGCCAAATCTGCAACTCAACGTTACATCGGTGAACAAAACACGCCCGTAATTCACCCTAGCAAAGCAGCGACGATCGATAAGGCGACACATTCTCTCAATGGCACGGGCATGCTTCACGCTACGCACTTGCCAGCGACCGCTTCTGCATGCGGACGCTGAGAGACGACATGCCACCCGTCGTGGCCGCCTTGGCATTTCGAATCCCAGCGGGATTCAATCATCCAGCCCTGGGTTAATTGCGGAGGCAATCTACCCAGGGTTTGGCCATCGCGGTTCGCCCCAACCCTGCAGGGGTTGAATCGTTCGGTTGCCGTTGAGGCGCTGCAACCCCTGCAGGGTTGGCAATGATGGTCGCCGTGTTCCCGGGGTAGATCGCTGGCGCGATCAACCCCGGGCTGGATGATGGAACGCCGGTGGCGTTCCTTGTGATTCGCAGTTCGACGTGGCTGAGCGGCCTGATTTCACGCTGGCTTAGGCCGCCACACACTCGTTTCCGGCCACTTCAGGCCATGCGTCTGCGTGCCGCTCGACGCTGATCCGTGACCTACATTTGAGCACACTCGATGTGACTCATAGTCCGTGGACTCATGGGCTACCTCTATTAGGTTATCTGTGTGAAGAAAGTACCCGACATTCTGAGCGTCTTTGGCGACCGCGTTCGCGAGTTGCGACAGGCAAAGGGCCTTTCCCAAGAAGGCTTTGCCACTGCCTGCGGTTTAGATCGCACCTATATCAGCGGTATCGAGCGTGGCAAGCGAAACGTGTCTCTGCGGAACATGAAGCTGATCGCTCACAGCCTGGGCGTGAAGCTATCAACTCTCGTCGAAGGCCTTTGAACATGAAGCCGGCAGAGCTCGTCGATGACATGAAGACGGAGTTTACGTCGAACCGGCGTCGCTTTGCTCCAGGCGTCCTCGTCGCCTTCATTCGCTTTTTCAAAGAGCTAGACGTTCTGGGAAAGAAATATGCGAACTTCGAAGCTTTTAAGAAAGATTTTCCCGTACAAACAACGAGTCAGCGAGGTGGACGAGCTAACACGCTAATTGTTTTGCGAGGCACAGCAGGCGAACGCGCTTCGACGCTCAGCATTCGACCGTTCTACAACGACGTCGAAACGCTTTTCCGCGTTACACACAAGCGGTTTGACTACCCCAACGCCGCGCCGCACGCCACGCAATCTTGGCAAGATTACGTGCGATGGCTGGACGCTTTACTGCAGCTAAAACCGAAAGACGTTGAACGCGTCGAACAACAAGCCATTGACTTCGTGCTGGACTCGTTGCCGAGCCACGAAATCGACGCGGCGACTCTGACGCCGATACGGCGGCGATTTTCTCGACTCCTGCAAGAGTTCGATATGACTTCCCAACGCGGCGAACCGCGCGGCGCAGCTTTCCAAGGAATCGTTTACGCGCTGATGCGCCGCACTTGCACCTAGACATTGCTAAAGCCGGTGCAGGAAGCAAGCGGCTACAACGAGTCGGAGATGTTGACGGGTGGCAGGGCGAACGACTTATTCTTTCCGCCGAGGTAAAGCATTACCGCATGGATGACCAAGCGGACGTTGCGAACTTCGCCAGCCAGATTGCGCATCGCAACGCGTTGGGACTTGTCGTCGCCGAATCTTTTGAAGAAGAAGCACGCCTGCATATCGAAGACCTTGGATTGCGGACGCTTGACCGCGAGACGCTGATTGAGCGAGTCGATATTTGGGACCCGCTCAAACAGGACGCTGCCGTCGACGCATTCTCTTATTACGTATGCCACATCGAGAAGTGTATGCCGCTGATCACGCGCGTTCGAGACTTCTTGAACTCGATTGATCTGCCGCAGTGAGAAGCGCCAGACGCTACGCCAGTTCCAACGTCAGCTGACGCTGAACGGCGACTTTTATCTCGACCGCTGGTCGCGATCGTGCTGCTCTCAGCGCGCGTTGGCTGTTGGCATGATACGCTTCTAATAGTTGGCGGCCGATAACTTCTCCCAGCAAAGGCGGGACGGCATTTCCCACTTGCAAATATTGCGAAGTCCGCGAACCGAGGACTTCAAACGAATCATCAAAGGTTTGCAAACGCAAGCCTTCGCGTACGGTGAGGCCTCGCGGTTGAGTCGGGTGCGTGGCACGCGCGGAAGACGGCTTTCGCATGTTCGAGGTGACTGCCACTGCCGGCTTATTGCTCGCCAGTCGCGCGTAGCTGTTGTGAAAACCGCTTTTTGGTTGCAGATGGTCGGGTATGCTCTTCCGATTCCCACCGTCTGGGATGTGATTTAGCACTTCAACGAGGTGTGATGGATGATTGGCAGCCTGATGGTTTCGCAGGATGCGCACCTTCCCGCGTCGAGCCTTCTGATAACGCGTCGAAGGAGATTTGTCGTATTGCACTGCGCTTTCGCCGGACGCCAAAGCAGGCAGATCAAAGATGGCGTCGGCTACTGAGACATGCTCAGGGACAGTGCGCGCTGGAAAGCTCGGTTCTGCAAGCCCATCAAGGGTAGCGATGAAGATGACGCGCTTACGAAGCTGCGGAACGCCGTAGTCTGCTGATCTCAGAAGCTTCCAGTTCACGCGGTAACCGATCTTGGCGAAGTTCGCGACGATTCGTTCGCAAACGCCTCCACGATCCATCACCACCAAACCTTCGACGTTTTCGATGAGGACGTACGCCGGTCGAATCTCGGTAACCAGCTTGAGATAGTGCTCCCAAAGCTTGTTCCGCGGATCTTTCGAATCGCGTTTACCGACTGTGCTGAATCCTTGGCACGGAGGCCCACCTGCCATGACGTCAATTTGTTCGCGGCCGATGCCAAAGAACTCTTCGATGTCGGATGCCCGGAGCTTCGAAACGTCCCCAAGCAAGCACTGCCGAGGCGCGTGGTTGTGCTCGAAGGTCTTTGCGGCATCCTCCCAACAATCGACGCCGCCAAGCGGATCGAACCCTGCGCGCTCCAACCCTAAGGAGAGCCCGCCAATGCCGCAGAACAAATCAAGAAGTTTTGGGCGTTGCTCCATCGATCCCAGCTCCACTTCCTACCAAGGCAACTCTTAGCTGTAGACTATAAGTAACGCCGCCTTGCCGCACCAGCTAGCAGTGAACCTGTGTATACATCCGCTCGCAAAAACAATCAAGGGATTTGCGGTTCCTGAGCCGCACAGCGATCTAAGGCGATCGATCCTACGAGCGTCCCACCCGCACAATCTTCTTCCCAAAGTTCTCCCCGCGCAGCACGCCGATGAGTTCGCGTGGGGCGTTTTCCAAGCCCTCGGTGACGTCTTCCTTGTACTTCACCTTCCCTTCGCGCAGCCAGCCGCCGACTTCTTCTAAAAACTGCGGGTACTGCGACGCGAAGTCGCTGACGATGTAGCCGCGGAACGTGAGGCGCTTCACGAGGACTTGGTGCATCAACTGCGGCAGGCGGTCGGGGCCGGCGGGGGCTTCGGTGGCGTTGTAGTGGGCGATCAGGCCGCAGACGGGGATGCGGGCGAAGTTGTTGAGTAGCGGGAAGACAGCGGTGAAGACTTCGCCGCCGACGTTTTCAAAATAGATGTCGATGCCGTCGGGGCAGGCCGTGCGAAGGCGGTCGGCGAGGTTCGGTGCGCGGTGGTCGAGGCAGTCGTCGAAGCCGAGCTCCTCCTTCACGTAGCGGCACTTCTCGGCGCCGCCGGCGATGCCGATGACGCGGCAGCCTTTCAGTTTGGCGATTTGGCCGACGACCGAACCGACGGCGCCCGACGCGGCGGCGACGACGAGCGTTTCACCCGGCTTCGGTTGGCCGATGTTGAGCAGGCCGGTGTACGCGGTGAGGCCGGGCATGCCGAGGACGCCGAGGGCGTAGGAGACGGGTCCGAGGGCGGGGTCGATTTCTTGGAGGCCGTCGCCGTCGCTGAGGGCGTACTCTTGCCAGCCGATGGGGGCGAGGACGATTTCGCCGACGCGGTGGTCGGGGTGATTTGATTCGACGACTACAGCAATCGCCTGGCCGCCCATGACGCCGCCGACTTCGACGGGCGAGGCGTATGATTTCTCCTCGCTCATCCGGCCGCGCATGTAGGGGTCGAGCGAGAGGTAGAGGCTGCGGAGGAGGAGTTGGCCCGGGGCAGGGGAGGGGAGTTGCGTTTCGACGAGCTGGAAGTTGTCGAGGGTTGGCTCGCCGTGGGGGCGGGAGGCGAGAAGGATTTGGCGGTTGGTGGTGGGCATTGGAACTCCGGTCCGTGGTCAGTTGTCCGTGGTCAGTTGCGAGCGGCGAGTTGCGGGTTGCGAGTGAGGGAGGGTAGGGGCGTTAGAGCTTCCACATACTGCGAGCTTAGCCCTCTGCGTTATCTTCTGGCTCCCTCCCCCTTGAGGGGAGGGCTGGGGAGGGGGTTGAACGCTAGTGCACGCTGCTGCCCCCCTCCCTAACCCTCCCCTCAAGGGGGAGGGAACCTCAAGGTCTAATTTTTGGGAAGGGTGTGCATTGATGCCGAGCGTGCGGCCAATAAAAAACGCCGCTCGGGGCGTTCCCGAGACGGCGTTCGCGTCATCCACTTGTCGTGAGGGACCACCCAGTCCCGTCAGCGTCGTCGATTGTCACCCGGTTCGCTAAGTGGATTGGTTCGCTGCTCGTCCGGCTCGATGCTTCGCGTTGCTCAGCATCACTTGAGGCTGCTCAGCATGAGTGATAGGTCCCGCCGCCCTTCCTCAGCTGAGCATTGCCGGCGTCACCCGCTGACGCGGCGACGCGACTTGCGACCGCTGCTCGTGGCACCCCATTCTTTCGTGAGGGTTTCGAACACCTCGGGCGTCTCGTAGCGAACGACTCCCTTGCCTTCAGGCATCGGGCCGATCAGGCCGCGGAAGACCGGCATGCCGCGTAGCGTGAGGTCGGTGCTGCAGTCGTCGATGCCGATCTGAGTGTGCATCCGCAGGACAGCGTCCTGGTGCTCGTAGTCACGAGCGCGGAGTTCGCCGTTCTTACCGCGCGTGACGATTCGGTAAGTTTTTTCCTTCGCCATGGAGCTGCCGGGGGAGGTGAGAGGGGGTGCTTCAGGATATTGCAGCTATCGGCGTGCCGTGGCGGGGCGGGCGAAGGTTTTGCTGCTGCAGCGCGTACCAGGCATACTGCGCGAAACCGCTAGAACTGGGCGTAGCCGGCGCTGCCGGCGCAATGCGACGCAGGGCGCGGAAGGGGGAGCGCCTCGGGGGAGTTTGCGGGGGCGAGACGAGCAACTTCGCCGTGGGAAACGCCTCGCCCCAGTCCGTCGTGAGAGGCTGGCGAGTCGCAGAATTGACGGGAAAATCGGGTTGCAATGACACGGCAACGCGGGCGGACGGGGCAGGGGGGCGAGTCGTCATTGCCCGTTTGCGGCGGCGCGGCTAAATTATCTGGTCTACGCTGGAGGGTAAGCGAATTGGCCAGCAGCCTGACTCGAAATCAGGTGCCCCGAAAGGGGTTGGGGGTTCGAATCCCCTGCCCTCCGCTTCTAAACCCTTAATTCTCCAAGGGTTAGTTGTGTCTCCGCTTGTGACACGCGATGCCGCCAAATGACTCCAAATGCCGGGTCGCGTTTGCGCATTTGGTGCGCAGGCTACACCGCCTTCGGTAAAGCAGAGGCGACTTCCGCGAGATTCAGGTGCGTGTAGACCTGCATCGTGAGTTCGACAGTCGAATGACGGGCGAGAATCTGAGCCGTGCGAGGGTGAACGCCAGCCCGCGCAAGGCCGGTAATGAACGTGGCTCGCAGGGCATGAAAATCCAAGGCCCGGCCATCGGCTCGATAAGGAACTCCAGCGGCCAGCAAGTCAGCCCGCAGCATTTCAGCTGCCTTGCGATACCATTTCCCCGGCCAGATAGGTTCATTCTTAGACTTACCCCGCAGCCACTTGCCCAGTTCGGTGGCAAGTGCAGGGCAGATGGGCTGCTCAGCGAGTTCACCGTTTTTCGTCTCGTCGCAGACGATATACGGAATGGCGCCGCGAAGCTTGAATGAGGACGGAGTGAGCGAACTAAGCTCTCGCGCGCGGAAGCCGGTAGCTGCTGCGACTCTATACAACCAATACCGATCTTCACCCGAAAGACGCTCAAGCGTCGTACCCTTCCGTGCGGCAGTCAGGATGCGGCCTAGCTCGGCATCAGTTGCGGCGCGACGGATCGGCTTGTCCGCTTGCTCGACCTTGTGCAGATTCTTGCCAAGTTTGCAGTAAGGCAGGCGGTCGCTGTCGACAAGCCATTTGCAAAAGTGGCGAATTGAAGTGACGTAGGCATTTCGCGTTCGCGCCGAGATAGTCGTGAGCTTTTCCGGCTCTTTATGCTTAACCTTGCCCTTGCGTTTAGCGGCACACTTCTTGTTTGCAAGGTGGTGGTTAATCTTGGTAGCAGCTTCCGGCCGCATCATGTCACGCAAAGCCTTGATGCCGCAGGCGGCGAACGTCGACTTGATCTGGCCAACGGTCAGCTCAATGTGCGACGCGACGCAGCCACTCGCCCGCAAGTCGGATTCAAAATCTGTGAACGGAAGTTCCGCAGACAAGTCAACTTCGTCAACGCCGTTTTGGCGGAGCGTGGCGTCCGATTCGAGCTTACGAGCAAGCTTCCGCGTCGATTCAAGATCAGGGCAGCCGACTACAGTTCGCCATCGACCGCGACTGTCCTTATAGCGAATGCTGTACTTGTCAGCTTGCTTCCCGTCCTTGCCCGTCCGTCGAAAGATGCTTGCCATCGTAGTTGCCTTGGTAGTTTTCGATGTCGAGAAGACGCCAGCGCACGGAGCGGCCAATCTTGATGGGCGGCGGGAGTTCGCCGCTGTACCACGCTCGCCGAATCGTTCGCGTGGAGAGCGATAGAAGCTCGGCGACTTGCTTGATCGAAATGAGTACGGGCGTCATTGCTAGTATGCGGTGGCCAAAATGGGCGCCAAGTTTTGGGAAGAGGGATTCTCAAAATGAGGCGCCGGCGCGTCTTCTACTCGGCTAACCCGACACCTCCTGTCAGCGCCCGACAGAATCTTTTCGCGGCGTTTCGCCGCACAATCCCACCTAGGAATTCCACATGGAAGAAATCAAACAGGTTCTCGGCTTCGATGCCGGGCAGGCTATTGCCGAGCTAACGAAGCTGGACAATGCACTCGTTCAGCTTCAGCAGCGTTTGCAGCGCGCGTCGAGCAACTTCGGCCAGTTCAACGCTTCAGCCGGTAAGACTGTCGCAGCGTTCATTCAGCTAACTAAGCATGGCTCATCGGCAGCCGGAGCTATCGCTGCTGTTGCTGCCGCGCAGGGAAACATGAACCCCGGCGCAAATATGCAAGCTGCCGCTTCGGCTGCTGCACAGTTGGCGACCAGCATGAATCAAGCCGGCATCACCGGCCAGTCGGCTAGCGTGAAGATCGGCAATGCGATGGTGCGTATTGGTAAGCAGTCGCAGCAAACAGCTAACGTCGTGCAGAACTCGTCAGTCCGCATGACGACCTCGCTGGCGCTCCTCTCGCGCGTCGTTTACACGCAAGCCATCGTCCGCGCTCTCAGTACGGTCCGCAACAGCTTCAGAGCAACTGCTAACGAGGCGGCAGACTTTCAAAAATCGATCTCACTCATCCAGACAATCGACGACTCCAAGCAATCGACAGATTCGCTAGCGAAGTCAGTTCGCGACCTGAGCAACGAGTTTAACGTACCGTTGCTTGAGACGAGCGCTGCACTCTATCAGACGATCAGCAACCAGGTGGGCGACGCCGCTGAGTCGCAAGAGTTCCTGGTTAAGGCTTTAGAGTTCTCCAAAGCAACGAACAGTCAGGCGTCGGCTTCTGTCGACTTGCTTTCTGGTGCACTCAAGAGCTTCAACTTGAACGCCAGCGATACTGACAAAATCGCGTCGCTGATGTTCAAGACGATCGACTTAGGTCGCATCGAAGCCAGCGAGTTGTCGAACGCCTTCGGTCGGCTCGGCACTATCAGCAAAGAAACCGGTCTCCGCCTTGAAGAAGTGCTCGGCGGCCTGTCGGCGATCAGCGTGCGCGGTAGCGGAACGAGTGAGTCAATTACTCAGCTCCGTGCGATCGTATCCGCCTTGCTGAAACCAAGCGAGGCGATGGCAAAGACTCTCACCGACATGGGATACGAGAGCGGCGAAGCGGCATTGAAGAGCCTTGGCTTCGTCGGCGTGCTCGAAAAGCTGCGTGAATCAACCGGGGGCAGCACTTCCCAATTGGCGAAGCTCTTCCCAAACGTTCGCGGTTTAGCTGGTGCTGCGTCGTTGACCAGCGACAACCTAGCGTCCCTCTCTGCGAACATCCGCGAGATGGACGCCGCCGGCCGGGACTTCGCACACAACAAGTTCCTTGAAGCGACCGCCAAC
This sequence is a window from Lacipirellula parvula. Protein-coding genes within it:
- a CDS encoding DNA cytosine methyltransferase; this encodes MFCGIGGLSLGLERAGFDPLGGVDCWEDAAKTFEHNHAPRQCLLGDVSKLRASDIEEFFGIGREQIDVMAGGPPCQGFSTVGKRDSKDPRNKLWEHYLKLVTEIRPAYVLIENVEGLVVMDRGGVCERIVANFAKIGYRVNWKLLRSADYGVPQLRKRVIFIATLDGLAEPSFPARTVPEHVSVADAIFDLPALASGESAVQYDKSPSTRYQKARRGKVRILRNHQAANHPSHLVEVLNHIPDGGNRKSIPDHLQPKSGFHNSYARLASNKPAVAVTSNMRKPSSARATHPTQPRGLTVREGLRLQTFDDSFEVLGSRTSQYLQVGNAVPPLLGEVIGRQLLEAYHANSQRALRAARSRPAVEIKVAVQRQLTLELA
- a CDS encoding helix-turn-helix transcriptional regulator; translated protein: MTPVLISIKQVAELLSLSTRTIRRAWYSGELPPPIKIGRSVRWRLLDIENYQGNYDGKHLSTDGQGREAS
- a CDS encoding NADP-dependent oxidoreductase; protein product: MPTTNRQILLASRPHGEPTLDNFQLVETQLPSPAPGQLLLRSLYLSLDPYMRGRMSEEKSYASPVEVGGVMGGQAIAVVVESNHPDHRVGEIVLAPIGWQEYALSDGDGLQEIDPALGPVSYALGVLGMPGLTAYTGLLNIGQPKPGETLVVAAASGAVGSVVGQIAKLKGCRVIGIAGGAEKCRYVKEELGFDDCLDHRAPNLADRLRTACPDGIDIYFENVGGEVFTAVFPLLNNFARIPVCGLIAHYNATEAPAGPDRLPQLMHQVLVKRLTFRGYIVSDFASQYPQFLEEVGGWLREGKVKYKEDVTEGLENAPRELIGVLRGENFGKKIVRVGRS
- a CDS encoding tyrosine-type recombinase/integrase: MASIFRRTGKDGKQADKYSIRYKDSRGRWRTVVGCPDLESTRKLARKLESDATLRQNGVDEVDLSAELPFTDFESDLRASGCVASHIELTVGQIKSTFAACGIKALRDMMRPEAATKINHHLANKKCAAKRKGKVKHKEPEKLTTISARTRNAYVTSIRHFCKWLVDSDRLPYCKLGKNLHKVEQADKPIRRAATDAELGRILTAARKGTTLERLSGEDRYWLYRVAAATGFRARELSSLTPSSFKLRGAIPYIVCDETKNGELAEQPICPALATELGKWLRGKSKNEPIWPGKWYRKAAEMLRADLLAAGVPYRADGRALDFHALRATFITGLARAGVHPRTAQILARHSTVELTMQVYTHLNLAEVASALPKAV
- a CDS encoding helix-turn-helix domain-containing protein, producing MKKVPDILSVFGDRVRELRQAKGLSQEGFATACGLDRTYISGIERGKRNVSLRNMKLIAHSLGVKLSTLVEGL